In the genome of Desulfuromonas sp. DDH964, one region contains:
- a CDS encoding CHASE2 domain-containing protein — MHRRHLVAATPVNAVFCDLREGDIKRLENRFRPLAFLLALVLGALCYFWDPSLLARFALPLEDCKFAVRESLGQQPVLRPNLVIVTVDERSINQLGRWPWNRKVLAKLMLGLGQARLVGLDMIFADVADADQDTALAAAIEEAGNVVAGFFFRSQATTWTSEADLDHLAEWGFRDIRSAGGVTGLKDFNFVETNLPEINAGALAGGFFNAEPDPDGLYRRYPIAYLHQGFALPSLAVQMARYDLDREPVLSIDSGGLLSFVLGDVKLSGSSLRLNYGSLAAAPLVSAVDIIDGTLPPEFFRDKLVLVGVTEVGIFDLRPTPVAAVTPGVWLHATALSNLLEGRLLRTAPFLDLTLLALTLLLAWAAGRQRRIGARVATYLLLVFGVLAAANALLIGADLWTREFYILFPFFLFATALETESFVQTELRAGQLKRAFTSYVSPEVVREILEDPDKLDLGGVEREVSILFSDIRGFTSLSEKVTAPQLVQMLNQIHDPMTQVVLQQRGMLDKYIGDAMMALFNTPLHVEDHPDRAVASALGIVACLKEINAGFERLDLPQIDVGVGVNTGGCIVGNMGSKVRFEYTAIGDAVNLASRLEGLCKVYRVRIVISEFTHDRLAAPFLVRLLDRVRVKGKHLPVAIYEVMADEGNNRSRKEEFESALELYFKADFACAAQRFGALVAATGDPPAAVFLDRCQAFVQTPPPADWDGVFDLQSK; from the coding sequence ATCCACAGGCGACACCTGGTTGCTGCGACGCCTGTAAATGCCGTTTTCTGCGATTTAAGGGAGGGTGATATCAAACGTCTTGAGAATCGGTTTCGGCCACTCGCCTTTCTCCTCGCCCTGGTTCTGGGTGCCCTCTGCTATTTCTGGGACCCATCCCTGCTGGCGCGATTTGCCTTGCCCCTTGAAGATTGCAAATTTGCCGTTCGGGAAAGTCTGGGACAGCAGCCGGTTTTGCGCCCCAACCTGGTCATCGTCACCGTCGATGAACGCAGCATCAATCAGCTGGGGCGCTGGCCCTGGAACCGGAAGGTCCTCGCCAAGCTGATGCTGGGCCTCGGTCAAGCCCGCCTGGTCGGCCTCGACATGATCTTTGCCGACGTCGCCGACGCCGATCAGGACACTGCCCTGGCGGCGGCGATTGAAGAGGCGGGGAATGTCGTTGCCGGTTTCTTCTTCCGCTCCCAGGCCACCACCTGGACCAGTGAAGCCGACCTCGATCACCTTGCCGAATGGGGATTCCGTGATATCCGCAGCGCCGGAGGGGTAACCGGCCTGAAGGACTTCAATTTCGTCGAGACCAACCTGCCGGAGATCAACGCCGGCGCGCTTGCCGGAGGGTTTTTCAATGCCGAACCCGACCCGGACGGTCTCTACCGGCGTTACCCGATCGCCTATCTGCATCAGGGTTTTGCACTCCCTTCACTGGCGGTGCAGATGGCCCGCTACGACCTCGACCGGGAACCGGTGCTGAGCATCGACTCCGGCGGTCTGCTCTCCTTTGTTCTTGGCGACGTCAAGCTCTCCGGAAGCTCTCTGCGCCTGAATTACGGCAGCCTCGCGGCAGCGCCCCTGGTCTCGGCCGTCGATATCATCGACGGCACCCTCCCCCCCGAGTTCTTCCGCGACAAGTTGGTTCTGGTCGGGGTCACCGAGGTGGGGATCTTCGATCTGCGCCCGACCCCGGTAGCCGCGGTCACTCCTGGGGTCTGGCTGCATGCAACCGCCCTCTCCAACCTGCTGGAGGGACGGCTTTTGCGAACGGCCCCTTTCCTTGACCTCACCCTGTTGGCGCTTACCCTGCTGCTGGCATGGGCCGCCGGGCGCCAACGCCGTATCGGCGCCCGCGTCGCAACCTACCTCCTCCTGGTCTTCGGGGTTCTCGCTGCGGCCAACGCCCTGCTGATCGGCGCCGATCTCTGGACCCGCGAGTTCTATATTCTCTTCCCTTTTTTCCTCTTTGCCACAGCCCTGGAAACCGAGTCTTTCGTCCAGACCGAGCTGCGTGCCGGGCAACTGAAACGCGCCTTCACGTCCTATGTCTCGCCGGAGGTGGTCCGGGAGATCCTCGAAGACCCGGACAAGCTGGATCTCGGTGGCGTCGAACGGGAGGTGTCGATCCTGTTCAGTGATATTCGCGGGTTCACCAGCCTCTCGGAGAAAGTTACGGCACCACAACTGGTACAGATGCTCAACCAGATTCACGACCCGATGACCCAGGTGGTCCTGCAGCAGCGGGGCATGCTTGACAAGTACATCGGCGATGCCATGATGGCGCTCTTCAACACCCCCCTCCACGTCGAGGACCATCCTGACCGGGCGGTCGCCTCCGCTCTCGGCATCGTTGCCTGCCTGAAGGAGATCAACGCCGGTTTCGAGCGCCTCGACCTGCCGCAGATAGATGTCGGGGTCGGCGTCAATACCGGTGGTTGCATCGTCGGCAACATGGGCTCCAAGGTCCGCTTCGAGTACACCGCCATCGGTGACGCCGTCAACCTCGCCTCCCGCCTCGAAGGGCTCTGCAAGGTTTACCGGGTCCGCATTGTGATCAGTGAATTTACCCACGACCGCCTTGCTGCCCCCTTCCTGGTGCGCCTCCTCGACCGGGTGAGGGTCAAGGGGAAGCACCTGCCGGTCGCCATCTACGAGGTCATGGCCGACGAGGGGAACAACCGTTCCCGGAAAGAGGAGTTCGAATCCGCGCTGGAACTCTATTTCAAGGCCGATTTTGCCTGTGCCGCGCAGCGGTTCGGTGCCCTGGTCGCAGCGACCGGTGACCCACCCGCGGCGGTTTTTCTCGACCGCTGCCAGGCCTTCGTGCAAACCCCGCCTCCCGCCGATTGGGACGGAGTTTTCGACCTGCAGAGTAAATAG